One window of Chloroflexus aggregans DSM 9485 genomic DNA carries:
- a CDS encoding HD-GYP domain-containing protein, with product MAITLLASEPFSAATIELLRATTEMIGNALHRTELFEKVQQANAELCQAYDATIEGWARALDLRDHETEGHSRRVTELTMQIAARMGFGAEELVYIRWGALLHDIGKMGIPDAILRKPGPLDEQEWAIMRTHPTLAFELLRPISFLASALDIPWCHHEKWDGTGYPRGLRGKEIPLAARIFAVVDVYDALTGDRPYRAAWSHERALSYIREQSGRRFDPQVVAVFASLFATQASLVSQSASKDSSHA from the coding sequence GTGGCGATAACTCTCCTCGCGAGCGAGCCATTCTCCGCAGCGACCATCGAACTGTTGCGGGCCACAACCGAGATGATCGGGAATGCATTGCACCGTACCGAGCTATTCGAGAAGGTGCAGCAGGCTAATGCCGAACTGTGCCAAGCCTACGATGCCACTATCGAGGGCTGGGCGCGGGCACTCGATCTACGTGACCATGAGACTGAAGGCCATTCTCGGCGTGTCACCGAGCTAACCATGCAGATTGCTGCCCGTATGGGCTTCGGTGCCGAGGAATTGGTGTATATTCGATGGGGAGCATTGTTGCATGACATCGGCAAAATGGGGATTCCCGATGCCATCCTCCGCAAACCCGGCCCGCTCGATGAACAAGAATGGGCGATTATGCGTACCCATCCCACGCTCGCATTCGAACTCTTGCGTCCGATCTCTTTCCTTGCATCGGCACTCGATATTCCGTGGTGTCATCATGAAAAATGGGACGGAACCGGCTATCCACGCGGTTTGCGTGGTAAGGAGATACCGCTCGCTGCTCGTATTTTCGCGGTTGTTGATGTGTACGATGCGCTGACCGGCGACCGGCCCTATCGGGCTGCGTGGTCACACGAGCGGGCATTGAGCTATATACGCGAGCAATCAGGTCGCCGTTTTGATCCGCAGGTGGTTGCAGTGTTTGCTTCGCTCTTCGCCACGCAAGCGAGTCTTGTCTCGCAGTCGGCTAGTAAGGATTCATCCCATGCTTGA
- a CDS encoding sugar transferase, protein MSLTSVELKANSSERIGWQFHRLALIGALIVGDAFIVTVSFVLAYVVRFLINLPFFNEGAMQPEFYTLLIMMLVPCWSALFAVYHLYDDKLLFNGTQEYQQITNATSMGMLIVVLLTFFWDNLVVARGWLLLSWFLSLSLMTLWRFGVRRFVYRLRKHGHLHKRVLIIGATEEGQAIAEQLLAEKRAGATIVGFIDNTLPVGSNVGHGKVKVLGTTGDFTQLVQQNNIEAIIIADTNLIREQLITINGAMDVLSRLEVMLAPGLFDLLTIGVQVREQGAVPLLSLNKTRITGLHAIGKKIVDVVGALVGLILLSPLLICVAIAIKLDSPGPIIYRRRVIGVGYREFSAFKFRTMYIDGDRRLTPEQRAELAQKGKLIDDPRITRVGKWLRRTSIDELPQLLNVLLGQMSLVGPRMITAGEMHHFGRWQHNLLTVRPGLTGLWQISGRSNLGYADRVRLDMHYIRNYSIWLDLFIIYRTIPVLLKGEGAY, encoded by the coding sequence ATGAGCTTGACCAGCGTCGAACTAAAAGCTAACAGTTCTGAGCGGATCGGATGGCAATTCCATCGTCTCGCCTTAATCGGTGCGCTCATAGTCGGTGATGCCTTCATCGTGACCGTTAGTTTTGTACTTGCCTATGTCGTGCGATTTTTGATCAATCTACCCTTCTTTAACGAAGGTGCGATGCAGCCGGAATTTTATACGCTGCTGATTATGATGTTGGTCCCATGCTGGAGCGCACTGTTTGCCGTATATCACCTCTACGATGACAAGCTGTTGTTCAACGGCACCCAAGAGTACCAACAAATTACCAACGCTACGAGCATGGGTATGCTCATTGTCGTTCTCCTCACCTTCTTCTGGGACAACCTTGTGGTAGCGCGCGGTTGGTTGCTCCTCAGTTGGTTCCTCTCGCTGAGTCTGATGACCCTGTGGCGCTTCGGTGTTCGTCGGTTTGTTTACCGACTGCGGAAACACGGTCACTTGCACAAACGAGTCCTGATTATCGGCGCCACTGAGGAGGGTCAGGCAATTGCCGAGCAGCTTTTGGCCGAGAAACGCGCCGGTGCAACTATCGTTGGCTTTATCGATAACACGCTACCGGTGGGCAGCAATGTAGGGCATGGTAAGGTGAAGGTTCTAGGTACCACCGGTGATTTTACCCAATTGGTCCAACAGAACAACATTGAGGCAATCATTATTGCCGATACAAACCTGATCCGTGAGCAGCTCATTACCATCAACGGTGCAATGGATGTGCTCAGCCGATTGGAGGTTATGCTCGCCCCTGGCCTTTTCGATCTCTTAACCATTGGGGTACAGGTCCGCGAGCAGGGTGCGGTGCCACTGCTCAGCCTGAACAAAACGCGCATTACCGGACTGCACGCCATCGGTAAAAAGATCGTCGACGTGGTGGGCGCGTTGGTAGGCCTGATTCTACTGTCTCCACTCTTGATCTGCGTCGCGATTGCCATCAAATTGGATAGTCCGGGTCCGATCATCTACCGGCGGCGCGTTATTGGGGTCGGCTATCGTGAGTTTTCCGCCTTTAAGTTTCGCACGATGTACATCGATGGCGACCGGCGACTAACACCAGAACAACGCGCCGAGTTGGCCCAGAAGGGAAAATTGATCGACGATCCGCGGATTACGCGCGTGGGCAAGTGGCTGCGGCGCACGAGTATCGATGAATTACCGCAACTCCTCAATGTCTTGCTCGGCCAGATGAGCCTTGTCGGACCACGAATGATCACCGCCGGCGAGATGCATCATTTTGGGCGTTGGCAGCACAATCTGCTCACGGTCCGACCCGGTTTAACCGGCCTCTGGCAGATCAGTGGGCGAAGCAATCTTGGCTACGCCGACCGTGTGCGACTCGATATGCACTACATCCGCAACTATTCGATCTGGCTCGATCTATTCATTATCTACCGTACTATCCCGGTCTTGCTGAAGGGAGAAGGCGCCTACTAG
- a CDS encoding ATP-dependent acyl-CoA ligase, whose amino-acid sequence MDTIWHALAAQAEQYPDRIFLRFADRQWRYAEAVALARRAAGVFADLGIGLGDRVGLMLGNTPDYLWAWFGCACLGAVTVPINVHLKGDVLHYILEHAGVKVLVIEPSLLDRVLALRDRLPDLHHIVVRSEAGPNGTLAWPDALAGARMAEPTPGNATDLHSILYTSGTTGPPKGVMLNHQAYLHSAALFADVMIGATADDVFGTSLPLFHINAQAHTVLPAIYRGTSVALLEQFSASRYWRQLADLEATICNLLAAMIPILMKQPPSPDDRAHRVRIAACAATPPDLWRAFEERFGLTIIEGYGLTETTGFCVANPRDSVRVGTFGTAMPGFELAIFGPDDTPLPPGVPGEIVIRPQRDNLIMMGYYRQPEQTATAMRGGWFHTGDLGRLDEAGYAIFIDRLKQSIRRRGENISSWEVERAVNAHPAVLESAAVGVPSELGEEEVKVVVVLRPGTTLDPLDLVRWCEERLAYFAVPRYIEFRDSLPKTATERVEKYKLKAEGVGKAWDREAAGYRVKR is encoded by the coding sequence ATGGATACGATATGGCATGCCCTTGCTGCTCAAGCCGAGCAATACCCTGATCGCATCTTCCTGCGTTTTGCCGACCGGCAATGGCGCTACGCTGAAGCGGTAGCTCTCGCTCGACGCGCTGCCGGCGTCTTTGCCGACCTTGGGATTGGCCTCGGTGATCGGGTTGGGTTGATGCTCGGTAATACGCCTGATTATCTGTGGGCATGGTTCGGCTGTGCTTGTCTTGGTGCGGTGACGGTACCGATCAACGTACACCTTAAAGGGGATGTACTCCACTACATCCTCGAGCATGCCGGAGTGAAGGTGTTGGTGATCGAACCGTCATTACTCGATCGCGTACTCGCCCTACGTGACCGTTTGCCGGACCTGCACCACATTGTCGTGCGGAGTGAGGCTGGGCCAAACGGAACGCTTGCGTGGCCTGATGCATTGGCCGGTGCAAGGATGGCCGAACCTACCCCGGGAAACGCGACCGATCTCCATAGTATCTTGTATACCTCCGGCACCACCGGTCCGCCAAAAGGCGTTATGCTCAACCATCAGGCCTATCTCCACTCGGCGGCCCTCTTCGCCGATGTGATGATCGGCGCCACCGCCGATGATGTGTTCGGAACCAGCCTACCACTTTTTCATATCAATGCTCAGGCGCATACCGTCTTACCGGCGATCTATCGTGGGACGAGCGTTGCCCTGCTTGAGCAGTTTAGCGCTTCGCGTTATTGGCGGCAACTGGCCGATCTAGAGGCGACGATCTGCAATCTCTTGGCCGCGATGATCCCGATCTTGATGAAACAACCACCGTCACCCGACGACCGCGCTCATCGGGTGCGGATAGCGGCCTGTGCGGCTACACCACCCGATCTGTGGCGTGCCTTTGAGGAACGATTTGGGTTGACGATCATCGAGGGCTATGGCCTGACCGAAACGACCGGTTTTTGCGTTGCGAATCCGCGTGATTCGGTGCGGGTGGGTACGTTCGGAACGGCAATGCCCGGTTTTGAGTTGGCGATTTTTGGCCCTGACGATACTCCGTTACCGCCCGGCGTTCCCGGTGAGATAGTGATTCGTCCACAGCGTGATAACCTGATTATGATGGGGTATTACCGTCAGCCCGAACAGACGGCAACGGCTATGCGGGGTGGCTGGTTCCATACCGGCGATCTTGGGCGTCTGGATGAAGCCGGCTATGCCATTTTCATCGACCGGCTCAAACAATCGATTCGGCGGCGGGGTGAGAATATCTCATCGTGGGAAGTCGAACGGGCAGTGAATGCTCATCCGGCAGTACTCGAAAGCGCTGCGGTCGGTGTACCGAGCGAACTAGGTGAGGAAGAGGTTAAGGTCGTGGTGGTATTACGCCCCGGTACTACCCTCGATCCGCTCGACTTGGTGCGGTGGTGTGAAGAACGACTGGCCTACTTCGCCGTACCGCGCTATATCGAGTTCCGCGACAGTCTCCCGAAGACGGCAACCGAGCGCGTTGAGAAGTATAAGCTGAAAGCCGAAGGTGTCGGCAAGGCGTGGGATCGGGAAGCTGCCGGGTATCGGGTGAAACGGTAG
- a CDS encoding D-sedoheptulose-7-phosphate isomerase, producing MHSLASYFEQMSQTLEQLPLQTLQRVANALWEAYQRDATIFVCGNGGSAATASHFACDLAKWTIKPSARRVRALALTDNIPLITAWSNDQGYADIFVEQLQALYRPGDMIVAISGSGNSPNVIRAVEWGNTVGAVTVGLTGFDGGKLYRIAQIGLHVNNRFMPQVEDIHSTICHALAVNLGRQIEESLQVGTLQELAVGGSL from the coding sequence ATGCACAGCTTAGCAAGCTACTTTGAACAGATGAGCCAAACACTGGAGCAGTTACCACTCCAGACACTTCAGCGTGTGGCGAATGCACTGTGGGAAGCGTATCAACGTGATGCTACCATTTTTGTATGCGGAAACGGCGGCAGTGCGGCGACTGCTTCACACTTCGCTTGTGATCTGGCAAAATGGACAATCAAGCCATCAGCCCGTCGTGTCCGGGCACTTGCCCTCACCGATAACATTCCCCTTATCACGGCCTGGTCGAACGATCAAGGGTATGCCGACATTTTTGTCGAACAATTACAGGCGCTGTATCGTCCGGGTGACATGATCGTCGCCATATCGGGCAGCGGTAATTCACCAAACGTTATTCGTGCCGTCGAGTGGGGCAACACGGTCGGTGCCGTCACCGTTGGTTTGACCGGATTTGACGGTGGTAAGCTCTACCGAATCGCTCAAATCGGCTTGCATGTGAATAACCGGTTTATGCCGCAGGTAGAAGATATTCACAGCACGATCTGCCATGCACTCGCCGTCAATTTAGGCCGCCAGATTGAGGAATCGCTCCAAGTGGGCACCTTGCAAGAGCTTGCGGTAGGAGGCTCGTTATGA
- a CDS encoding NAD(P)/FAD-dependent oxidoreductase: MIDIIGGGILGLTLAYELIKRGTSVRVWERAPTLGGLMGRTRFNELGGMECDRYYHAILSSDRTLMGLFDELGLRHRLRYTATKMGFYHNGTIYPMSTPLEFLRFPPLRLIDRLRLAYTILACRRITDWRQLEQIPVAEWLTRLSGERTVRHVWAPLLRAKFDGDYSRIPATYIWSRLVRTTDTRTKGGSQELMCYLPNGYQELIDALAAAIRQHGGQIELNTTIDTIQIVDGHVSGLVVNGYEIPTTNVVITAQTPIARRLLPSAAAAVAQRWGQLDEFLGIVCVLLVLRRRLTPYYTLNITDERIPFTGVIETTNLINPQYVGGYHLVYLPKYVAATSPFARMADDELRTVFLGYLRQMFPDLRDEDIAAIRIGRERYVEPIHPIGATNLIPPLTTEIDGLFLANTGQIYPQLTNGESVCTFARSVAARLSSRLVQGTPSTLLTRM; the protein is encoded by the coding sequence ATGATTGACATCATCGGTGGGGGCATTTTAGGCCTCACCCTTGCTTACGAGTTGATCAAACGCGGGACATCGGTGCGTGTGTGGGAGCGAGCGCCAACCCTTGGTGGGTTGATGGGGCGCACACGGTTCAACGAACTCGGCGGAATGGAGTGCGACCGCTACTACCACGCAATCCTGAGCAGCGATCGCACGCTTATGGGTCTGTTTGACGAACTAGGCCTGCGCCACCGACTTCGCTACACCGCGACAAAGATGGGCTTTTACCACAACGGCACCATCTATCCGATGTCAACCCCGCTGGAGTTTCTCCGTTTTCCACCACTGCGCCTGATCGACCGTCTCCGCCTGGCCTACACCATTCTCGCGTGCCGCCGGATTACCGATTGGCGTCAACTTGAACAGATACCGGTGGCCGAGTGGCTCACCCGTCTTAGTGGGGAACGTACCGTCCGCCACGTGTGGGCACCGTTACTGCGCGCCAAATTCGATGGCGATTACAGCCGCATCCCGGCGACGTACATCTGGTCGCGGCTCGTGCGCACGACCGATACACGGACAAAGGGCGGTAGCCAAGAGCTGATGTGCTACCTGCCTAATGGCTATCAAGAGCTGATCGATGCCTTGGCTGCGGCGATCCGACAGCACGGCGGGCAGATCGAGCTAAATACCACAATTGACACGATTCAGATTGTTGATGGTCACGTCAGTGGGTTGGTTGTTAACGGGTACGAGATACCGACAACAAACGTCGTCATCACCGCGCAAACACCGATTGCGCGTCGTTTACTCCCATCGGCTGCTGCCGCCGTCGCGCAGCGCTGGGGACAACTCGATGAGTTTCTCGGTATCGTCTGTGTGCTGCTGGTTTTGCGCCGTCGTCTTACTCCGTACTATACCCTCAATATCACCGATGAGCGCATCCCCTTTACCGGCGTCATCGAGACGACGAATCTGATCAATCCACAGTACGTAGGCGGCTACCACCTCGTCTACTTGCCGAAATACGTCGCTGCAACTAGCCCCTTCGCCCGTATGGCCGACGATGAGTTACGCACCGTCTTTCTCGGTTATTTGCGACAAATGTTTCCCGATTTACGCGATGAAGATATCGCAGCGATCCGGATCGGACGTGAACGGTATGTGGAACCGATTCATCCTATTGGCGCAACCAACCTGATACCACCACTAACTACCGAGATCGACGGTCTCTTCCTCGCCAATACCGGCCAAATCTACCCTCAATTGACCAACGGTGAGTCGGTTTGTACCTTTGCGCGATCGGTAGCAGCCCGATTGTCATCACGATTAGTTCAGGGAACGCCATCGACTCTTCTAACACGAATGTGA
- a CDS encoding PAS domain-containing protein, translating to MILAANVAQLIESRRHAIERDAAQAALAQSEARFRRLAEQASDIIFRYRLQPNPQLDFVNPAVTSILGYELDELFNQFPGVPSFLDPSQIGQVERLIEQGRGQLLLHTRRRDGNYVWLDLRFVVANDAVEGIARDVTDQVLAAARLVRYELLSAHTRDIVLFIRAGDGRILEANAAAERAYGYSRAELCTRTIFDLRAPETHPYILDQMRQADTGGVLFETLHVRRDGSVFPVEVSSTGADIDGERVLLSVIRDISERKQAQAELDLLRRALTASDQTIVITDSDGVIEWVNPAFTALTGYRAEEAIGQHTRILKSGKQDRAFYATMWAEILNGRTWRGTLINRRKDGSLYHEELAITPVKQENGVIAHFIAVKQDISVRVQREQQQRALMQLSAAMRVAQSCAELIQTVVHELQALVAAQSVVFWRFKDEGWQIEQLAGEAIRFDWVADRLATVGSDTIQRAPTPPTVLPGGELVIVPLTCSVCPE from the coding sequence ATGATCCTGGCTGCGAATGTGGCACAGCTTATTGAGTCACGACGACATGCTATCGAACGAGATGCTGCTCAGGCTGCATTGGCCCAGAGCGAGGCTCGTTTTCGACGTTTGGCCGAGCAGGCATCCGACATCATCTTTCGGTACCGGTTGCAGCCCAACCCCCAACTCGATTTTGTTAATCCTGCGGTAACCAGCATCTTGGGCTATGAACTGGACGAATTGTTTAACCAATTTCCGGGTGTTCCCTCGTTTCTCGATCCTTCCCAAATTGGGCAGGTTGAACGGTTGATCGAGCAAGGGCGTGGGCAGCTTCTCTTGCACACTCGCCGGCGCGACGGTAACTATGTGTGGCTTGATCTCCGGTTTGTGGTTGCGAACGACGCAGTTGAGGGTATTGCCCGTGATGTGACCGATCAGGTGTTGGCCGCTGCGCGCCTCGTGCGTTATGAGCTGCTCAGTGCCCATACCCGTGATATTGTGTTGTTTATTCGGGCCGGCGATGGTCGCATTCTTGAAGCCAATGCGGCGGCCGAACGTGCCTACGGATATTCGCGGGCCGAACTCTGTACTCGCACCATCTTCGATTTGCGGGCGCCGGAAACACACCCGTACATTCTTGATCAGATGCGCCAGGCGGATACAGGGGGTGTTCTGTTTGAAACCCTGCATGTTCGACGCGATGGGAGCGTGTTCCCGGTAGAAGTGAGTTCAACCGGTGCCGATATTGATGGTGAACGGGTGTTGCTCAGTGTCATTCGTGATATTAGCGAACGTAAACAGGCGCAAGCAGAACTTGATCTGTTGCGTAGGGCATTGACTGCCTCCGATCAGACGATAGTGATTACCGATTCTGATGGTGTGATCGAGTGGGTGAATCCGGCTTTTACGGCATTAACCGGCTATCGCGCTGAAGAGGCTATTGGTCAGCATACCCGCATCTTAAAATCGGGTAAGCAAGACCGGGCATTTTATGCCACCATGTGGGCAGAGATTCTGAATGGTCGGACGTGGCGTGGCACCTTGATCAACCGCCGTAAAGATGGTTCACTCTATCACGAAGAGCTGGCGATTACGCCGGTGAAGCAGGAGAATGGCGTTATCGCTCACTTTATCGCCGTTAAGCAGGATATTTCCGTTCGGGTACAGCGTGAACAGCAACAGCGTGCCCTGATGCAATTGAGTGCGGCAATGCGTGTGGCTCAAAGCTGTGCTGAATTGATACAGACGGTGGTGCATGAGTTGCAGGCATTGGTAGCGGCGCAGTCGGTGGTATTCTGGCGTTTCAAGGACGAAGGATGGCAGATCGAACAGCTTGCGGGTGAGGCAATTCGGTTTGATTGGGTCGCCGATCGGCTTGCCACAGTCGGTAGCGATACGATACAGCGTGCGCCGACGCCACCGACCGTTTTGCCCGGCGGAGAATTGGTTATCGTCCCATTGACGTGTAGTGTCTGCCCTGAATAG
- a CDS encoding Gfo/Idh/MocA family protein, with protein sequence MTSHTLRAAVIGVGSMGRNHARVYASLPGVELAAVCDTNYAAASNLANIYRCRIYTDYHEMLANEDLDLVSVVVPTKYHFALAEAVIAHGVHVLIEKPIAATVEQGWMLIEAARRQGVLLTVGHIERFNPAIIALKEQLQNHELGNLFQIMSRRVGPFPARIMDVGVVIDLATHEIDILNYLIGSPIVRMHVELHRHLHQSHEDMLSALLRFENGMIGMLDINWLTPTKIRELSVVGERGMFVANYLTQDLTFYENDACQGRAWPELALIGVSEGRSIRLKVPRREPLYEELRSFCEAVRYGTEPVVSGEAGVNALAIANQMVEIGLRDQPAARLIERALAVGG encoded by the coding sequence ATGACGTCACACACATTACGAGCAGCGGTGATCGGAGTGGGGAGTATGGGGCGTAATCACGCCCGGGTCTATGCCAGTTTACCGGGAGTAGAACTGGCTGCGGTGTGTGACACCAATTATGCCGCAGCCAGTAATCTTGCGAATATCTACCGTTGTCGCATTTACACCGATTACCACGAGATGTTGGCAAATGAAGATTTAGATCTTGTTTCAGTCGTGGTACCGACGAAGTATCATTTTGCCTTGGCAGAAGCTGTGATCGCCCACGGTGTACACGTTCTGATCGAAAAGCCGATTGCCGCAACGGTTGAACAGGGCTGGATGTTGATCGAGGCAGCGCGCCGGCAAGGTGTTCTGCTCACGGTTGGTCATATTGAGCGCTTTAATCCGGCGATCATCGCGCTCAAAGAGCAGCTTCAGAACCACGAACTCGGCAACCTATTTCAGATTATGTCACGTCGAGTCGGTCCCTTTCCGGCACGCATTATGGATGTAGGGGTAGTGATCGATCTGGCAACACACGAGATCGACATTCTCAACTACCTGATCGGCTCGCCAATTGTACGAATGCACGTCGAACTCCACCGGCACCTGCACCAAAGCCACGAAGATATGCTATCGGCACTCTTGCGGTTTGAGAACGGGATGATCGGCATGCTCGATATCAACTGGCTCACACCGACCAAGATCCGTGAACTGAGTGTCGTTGGTGAGCGCGGGATGTTCGTCGCCAATTATCTCACGCAAGACCTGACCTTCTATGAAAACGATGCGTGTCAAGGCCGTGCATGGCCCGAATTGGCGTTGATCGGGGTTAGTGAAGGTCGTAGCATTCGGTTGAAAGTACCACGCCGCGAACCACTATACGAAGAGTTACGAAGCTTCTGTGAGGCAGTTCGCTACGGAACCGAACCGGTTGTGAGCGGTGAGGCAGGTGTGAATGCGCTCGCAATTGCCAATCAGATGGTCGAGATTGGCTTGCGTGACCAACCGGCAGCCCGCCTGATCGAACGTGCATTAGCGGTGGGCGGGTGA
- a CDS encoding DegT/DnrJ/EryC1/StrS family aminotransferase: MIPVARPLIGREEEEAVLAVLRSGIIAQGPEVEQFETEFAAVCGTRYAVAVTNGTAALYLALLAHNIGPGDEVITTPFSFVATANSILMTGATPVFVDIDPQTYNLNPDLIPAAITPRTRAIMPVHLYGQPADMAPIMELARRYHLAVIEDAAQAIGATYRGQPVGSFGVGCFSLYATKNITSGEGGMITTNDPAIAERLRLLRNHGSRVRYYHEMLGYNFRMTDVLAAIGRAQLAKCDRFTHRRIANAAFLSQHINHPTVITPFVRPDVRHVFHQYTIRVIGDRDAAIQQLSAAGVGTAIFYPLPIPQQPLYRQLGIEAETPVTDRVAREIIALPVHPGLSEEDLHQIATAVNELQIREPALTI, translated from the coding sequence ATGATCCCGGTTGCCCGTCCTCTGATCGGTCGTGAAGAAGAAGAAGCTGTACTGGCCGTGCTGCGATCAGGCATTATCGCGCAGGGGCCGGAAGTAGAACAGTTCGAGACCGAATTTGCCGCCGTGTGTGGTACCCGCTATGCCGTGGCGGTTACGAATGGTACTGCTGCACTCTATCTTGCACTACTAGCCCACAATATTGGGCCAGGCGACGAAGTGATTACAACGCCGTTTAGCTTTGTTGCTACCGCCAACAGCATTCTAATGACCGGCGCAACCCCGGTGTTCGTCGATATTGATCCACAGACCTACAACCTCAACCCCGATCTGATTCCGGCGGCAATCACACCACGCACACGAGCAATTATGCCGGTGCATTTGTACGGTCAACCGGCCGATATGGCGCCGATTATGGAACTTGCGCGACGCTATCACCTCGCCGTGATCGAGGATGCAGCGCAAGCGATCGGTGCAACCTACCGTGGGCAGCCGGTCGGTAGTTTTGGTGTGGGCTGCTTCTCACTCTACGCCACCAAGAATATTACGAGCGGTGAAGGGGGGATGATCACGACCAACGATCCGGCCATCGCCGAACGACTCCGTTTATTACGCAATCACGGCAGTCGGGTGCGTTATTACCACGAAATGCTCGGTTACAACTTCCGTATGACCGATGTGCTTGCAGCCATCGGGCGCGCACAATTGGCAAAGTGTGACCGATTTACCCACCGGCGGATTGCCAACGCGGCGTTTCTCAGCCAGCACATCAACCACCCGACAGTGATCACACCCTTTGTACGGCCTGATGTCCGGCACGTCTTCCACCAATACACCATTCGCGTGATCGGTGATCGGGATGCGGCCATACAGCAGTTAAGCGCTGCCGGCGTAGGCACGGCGATTTTCTACCCGTTGCCAATCCCACAACAACCTTTGTACCGTCAATTGGGGATCGAAGCCGAAACGCCGGTCACCGACCGCGTTGCCCGCGAGATTATCGCGCTGCCGGTGCATCCGGGATTGAGTGAAGAGGATCTGCATCAGATTGCGACCGCAGTCAATGAGCTACAAATACGCGAGCCGGCGCTAACCATCTAA
- a CDS encoding EamA family transporter, translating into MQQVEERPIVAVLPTDKREERPPRKGKIAMSTIMLILIATALGVIGQMMLKQGMGVMGPLALSLETAPSIVVRIITSPMVIGGLLVYGIGTFFWLITLSRIELSVAYPFVSLNHIIIFLLAWLVLHEQVNPLRAAGVIVICAGMLMVARS; encoded by the coding sequence ATGCAACAGGTTGAAGAGCGACCGATCGTCGCCGTATTGCCGACCGACAAGCGAGAAGAGCGACCGCCACGAAAGGGCAAAATAGCTATGAGTACGATAATGCTGATTTTGATTGCTACAGCACTAGGTGTGATCGGTCAGATGATGTTGAAGCAGGGTATGGGTGTTATGGGGCCATTAGCGCTTAGCCTCGAGACTGCACCGAGCATTGTGGTACGGATTATCACCTCGCCTATGGTGATCGGCGGTCTCCTCGTCTATGGAATTGGCACCTTTTTCTGGCTGATCACCCTCTCACGGATCGAACTCAGCGTCGCCTATCCCTTTGTCAGCTTAAACCACATCATTATCTTTCTCTTGGCCTGGCTTGTCTTACATGAACAAGTCAATCCATTACGTGCTGCCGGCGTCATCGTCATCTGCGCCGGGATGTTGATGGTAGCCCGCTCATAA